A region of the Pseudomonas silesiensis genome:
GCGTAATGAAGCCGTGTATTCGGGACGGGTTGCGTTGGGGGCTTGGAGGGCCAGGTCTTCGGCGCAGCTGAGGTAGACCGCGGCGTGTTCGAGAGCGTCGAGTAACGGGATATCGGGCTGAACGGCGAACAGGTGATGGTCGACGTGATCGCAGCGGGCGAAGAGGGTGGATTTTGTGGTTGGTTCGGTCATGTGCATCTCCCAGAAAGTGGAGTTGCCACGAATCGCCGTCAAACGATTTGGGTGGCAACTGTACGCAGGTTGACGGACCGGTCCTAGGAACCCGGCGCACTCGAAAGCGCCCCACGCACAGCTGCCATAGCACTGAGCAAGGACCTAGGAAAAAACGGAGCCGTCAAACCCCATCACGAATGAGTCGTGACAGGCGCGAGGATAGGGAGTGAGGCTGGAGCAGTCAACCGGCGGCGCCTGTGGTGCAGAGCATTGCGCAGCTGATTGCAGGAATATGAGCGCTTACATTCCTGTGGCGAGAAAATCGACAAGCGGTAGCCTTTCGCTCTACGTTCCCGGGCCGTACTGTCAAACCTGACAGTAGTCACTTCCCTCACTTGCGCGTTTCAATGTCTCCCTGCAGTCAAGCCGAGGTGGCATGAACTGGTGCAGGGAGAGCAGAAATGAAAGAGCCCGTCACTCCAATAATCAGAATGGGTACGATCAGCGCGTTGACCGTGGTCGAGGTCGGAGCGATCCCGACGACCTTTGCCATGGTCACTACCGAGGGGTGCTCTTCCAGGTTGGCAGTCCGGATAGGTGCCAATTGCACTGCTGGAGGCGAGGTCTGTTTTTCCGTCGGGGACGAAGTGGAATATACGTTGGTCGAGGGCGCGGCCGGGGAACCGCCAAGAGCCCGGGACCTGATGAAGTCAGGGAACCATCGCGACGCCATTGTCGATGAGTACTGCCAGCCGATCCGCAACAACTTTGCATAGTTACCCTTGTACTCATGCACTGAGTCGGGTTCGCAACAACCTGGCCATGTCCTCCAGTTCCGCCGCCGGGTTACGCCCGATCAGCATCCACGCGTGTTCCAGGTCAGCCCAGTAGACGACGTTGAGCCCACGCCGCCGTTCGTGCGCAAAGGGTCGACTGCCGCTGCTGGACCGGGTCACGCACAGCGCAAGCGGGCCGTGCGCCGGGTCCAGCCAGGTCATTTGGGCGATGGGCACGCCGTCGTATTCGAGGATTTGCGCGCGCTTGAATTGCGCGGGCGGCAAGTTCAGTTTGGCCGCCGTCAGATTGAGCCCCAGACGCGCGTCGATGGTTCGCAGTTGCGCACGCTGGGCGGCTTCGTCACCCGGCAGATGGTCCAGGGTCTGCGGTACGTAGAGCGCCATGTAGTCCGCGAGCCGTGCACGCCAGTTGGTTTTCTGCAGGCTCGACTGCCAGTTGAGGAACAGCCGGTCCGCCACCACACTGCTGACCACCAGCCCGGCTGCTGCGGCAAGGAACCAGCGCCGATTCATCGCCGGGCGCTCAGGGCTGGGCAAGCTGTCGAGCATGGACTGCAAACGTTCCACGGGCGCTTGTCGGCCTGCTTGATCGTAGGCGTCCTTGAACGGCAGGCTGCTGCGGGCCAGCCATTGCAGGCGCAGGTTGAGCAGCGAGTCTTCGGCGATGGCGGCATCGATGCGGCTGCGTTGTTCGGTGTCGAGCTGGTCGTCGAGGTAGGCCACCAGTTGCTCGTCCGAAGGGATCCCGTGATCGTTCATCGACGTTCTTCTGTGGAGGGGCTCGGCACGGCGTGCAACGGCGGGTACTCGGCAAGCTTCACCCGTGCGGTGGCCAGGCGGCTCGTCACCGTGCCGAGAGGTACTTGCAGCACCTCGGCGACCTCGTGATAGGACAAGCCTTCGACATAGGCGAGAAAGACGCATTCACGCTGGGTTTCGGGCAGCGCGTCGACGCGCCGAATCACCTGAGTGGCGAAGACATTGGGTTGCGCCGCATGTTCTCCGTCGAACGACAAGGCGTTGTCGGCCCCCACCAGGGCCTGACCCTGGCGCACCCGGCGCGAGCGGACCTCGTTGAGCCAGATCGAATGCAAAATGCTCAGCAGCCAACAATCCATGCGGGTGCCCGGAGCCAACTGCCGGACACGCTCGAGCGCCCGTACGCAGGTGGCCTGCACAAGTTCTTCGGCGACATGCCGTTGCCGGGACAGCAGCAGGCCGTAGCGCCATAGACGCGCCAGATGCTGGCCGAGTTCGGCCCGTAATGCCTGATCGCTGGCGATGGCGACCTCCGTTCGCTTTGGGGTGTCAGGTTTTCGACGAATCGTTGATGGCCGCGGCCAGGTCCTGGTATTCCTCGCAACTGCTGCCACAGATCGATTTGATCTGCTGCAATTGCTCCTGCGCCAGGTCCAGCCGACCCTTGATCACATAGGCTTCGCCCAGGTACTCACGCACCTGCGCGTACTGCGGGTCGAGTTTGACCGCTTGCAGGTAATACCCGATGCCTTCGTCGGTGCGCCCCAGTTTACGCGTAGCGTAACCGCGATAGTTCAAGGCTTTGGCGGTGTTCGGCTGTTGCAGCGTGTCGAGCAGCGCGAGGGCTTCTGCATAGCGACCGTCTTTGGCCAGGCGATAGGCGTAATCGGTGCGGTCGGCGTCCGGGACCAGGCTGCTGTCCTGCATCAGGCATTTCTGTTGCTTGCTGTCCCAGACCTGGCCTTTGGGGCATTCGGGTTTTTGGACAGGTTCCTCCTCATCACCCTCGGCGAATGCAAGTGAGCCGGACAGCGCGAAAGCCAGCAGCAGTGGGGTAGCGAAAGCAGCAAGACGGATGTTCATTGGCGATGCTCCACGGGTTGATGCGTTTCAATTCGAACCAGTCAAGATTGAGACATCGAGCAGGCCAACATCGTTGAATGTTCAGCTCAGCAGACGAATCGGAGCGCCCGCCGACCAGGCCTGGATGTCCTCGATCATCTGCGAAAAGAACTGCTGGTAGTTCTGCCGGCTGACGTACCCGACATGCGGCGTGGCCAGTACATTCTCCAGGGTGCGCCATGGATGAAGCGCGGGCAACGGTTCCTGCTCGAACACGTCCAGCGCCGCGCCGGCCAGTCGTTGTTTTTGCAGTGCCTTGATCAACGCCGCTTCATCGACGATCGGCCCGCGGGCGGTGTTGACCAGTAGCGCGGTGGGCTTCATCCAGTCCAGCGCTTCGGTGTCGACCATGCCACGGGTGCGCTCGCTGAGCACCAGGTGCACCGACAGCACATCGGCTTGTTCGAACAATTCCTGCTTGCTGACATAGGTGACGTCGACTTCGGCCGCGCGTTCGGCGGTCAGGTTCTCGCTCCAGGCAATCACCCGCATGCCGAACACCTGGCCGAACCGGGCGACACGCCGCCCGATGCTGCCCAGGCCGAGAATCCCCAGGGTCTTGCCGTGCAGGTCGCCACCCAGGCCTTGTTGCCAACCGCCTGCGCGTAAGGCGTTGGCTTCCCCCACAAGGTTACGCGTGGCGGCCATGATCAGCGCCCAGGTCAATTCTGGCGCGGCGTGTTTATAGCTGTCGGTGCCGCACACCTGAATGCCCAGTGCGGCGGCGGCCTTAAGGTCCAGGGCGGCGTTGCGCATGCCCCCGGTGACCAGCAGTTTGAGTTTTGGCAAACGCTGCAACAGATCCTGGTCGAATCGGGTGCGCTCGCGCATCACACAGATCACCTCGAACTCACCCAGGCGCTGCGCCAGGGTTGCGTTGTCGGCGGGGTAGTCATGAATAAAATTCACCTGGCCGATGGGGTCCAGCGCCGACCAGTCCACCACGTCCCGGGCCACATCCTGCCAGTCATCGATTACCGCAATCTGCAACGCCATCAGCCTTACCTCATCAACGAAGGGTATCGGTTTTGTTCAGCCAGGCCAGCAGCGCCTGGTGGAATTTCGCCGGTTCTTCCATCTGCGGCGCATGGCCCATGCCGGGAAATTCGACCAGGGTCGACTGGGGAATCAGTTTCGCCACTTGCTTGCCGAGCACCGGGTAATGGCCGATTTTCGCCTTGACCTCGGGCGGCGCAAGGTCCTTGCCGATGGCCGTGGTGTCGGAAGTGCCGATCAGCAGCAGCGTCGGCATCTTCAAGTCCTTGAACTCGTAGTACACCGGTTGAGTGAAGATCATGTCGTAGATCAACGCCGAATTCCACGCCACCTGAGTCTTGCCCGGCCCTTTGCTCAGGCCCGCGAGCATGTCCACCCAGCGGTCGAACTCGGGCTTCCAGCGGCCGTCATAGTAGGTGCTGCGCTCGTAGTCGCGGATGCCTTTGGCCGTGACCTTCAGTTCTCGCTCATACCATTGATCCACCGTGCGGTAGGGCACGCCGAGGGCTTTCCAGTCTTCCAGGCCGATGGGGTTGACCAGTGCCAATTGTTCGACCTGGTCGGGATACAGCAGCGCATAGCGGGTGGCGAGCATGCCTCCGGTGGAATGCCCGAGCAAGGTGGCCTTCTGGATGCCGAGGGCCTTGAGCAGTTGCTGGGTATTGGTCGCCAGTTGCTGGAAGCTGTATTGGTAGTTGTCCGGCTTGCTGGACGTACAGAAACCGATCTGGTCCGGGGCGATGACCCGGTAGCCGGCGTCGCTCAGGGTCTTGATCGAAGTGTCCCAGGTCGCGCCGCAGAAATTCTTGCCGTGAAGCAACACGATGCTGCGCCCGTTGGCCTTGCCGTTGGCGGCGACGTCCATGTATCCCATCTGCAGGGTTTTGCCTTGGGACTGGAAGTCGAAGTGCTTGACGGTGTAGGGGTACTCGAAGCCTTGCAACTGTGGACCGTATTCCGGGCCTTCGGCATAAGCGATGACCGGCAGTGCGGCGGTCAGCATCAGGCTGGGCAGCCAGCGCGAGCGTCTCTGGGGCATGGGTAAACTCCATTGGAAATCCGCCGATGCTGGATCGGCATGATTAGGGCGACATTAAACACAGGCAATCACGGCGCAAGATCGTTCAACCCATCCAGCCCAATGTGGCCAGGGCCAGTACGCCATAGCGGGCGCCCTTGGCGAGGGTCACGATCAGCAGGAATCGCCCCAGCGGCTCGCGCATCACCCCGGCCACCAGGGTCAGCGGATCACCGATGACGGGCACCCAACTTAGCAGCAAGGACCAGTGACCGAAGCGCTGATAATGGATTCGGGCTTTATCCAGATGGCGGGGACTGACCGGAAACCAGCGCCGATCCCGGAATCGCTCGATCCCACGGCCCAGCCACCAGTTCACCAGCGACCCCAGGACATTGCCCAGCGTGGCCACCGCCAGCAACAACCAGAGCCAGTACCGGTCGCTGACCAGCAAGCCCACCAGCAGCGCTTCGGACTGTAGCGGCAGCAGCGTCGCGGCACCGAACGCGGCAAAGAACAGCCCGATGTACGCACCGGACATCAATGGGCAGGGTAGTCCGCCACCACCACGTCAGTGCCGTCCTTTTTCAGGCCGATCACCTGATAGGCATCGCTCATGCCGTCCATTTCCATGCCAGGCGAACCCATGGGCATGCCGGGGGTGGCGACACCCAGCAGATCGTCGCGCTTGCTCAAGGCCAGTACCTGATCGGCGGGCACATGGCCTTCAACGAATTTGCCATTGATCAGGCCGGTATGGCACGACGACAGACGCGGCGGCACGCCGTGCTGTTGCTTGAATTCGCTCATGTTGGTTTCGACGCGATCATCGACCTTGAAGCCGTTGGCTTCCAGATGGCTGATCCACTTCTTGCAGCAGCCGCAGTTGGCGTCGCGGTGGACTTCGATCGGGATCAGGTCGGCGGCCTGGGCCAGGGAGGAAATGAACAGGGCGCTCAGGGCGGCCAGACGCAGATGGGTTCGCATGGGGAGTCTCGTTTCGGGTTGCGGCCAGAAAAATGCATTCTGACCATTCTAAACAACTACGAGGCACGAGACTGTTTCGAATTAATACTGATTCGACGCATTGTAGGAAAATTCCCATGGTGATCGCCGCAAGAAGCCAAAACGCTTCATCGGCATGTAACATGAGACCCCGTTTGCAGCCCCCATCCCGATAAACACCAGGGGCCTGGCTTGCATGCGTACACAACATTTTTCAGCTTCACGCACACATTCAGGAAATGGCAATGACTCAGTCGCAACGTTTGAAATACTCGATTCTGATCTCCCTGGTCGTGCTGGGCATCATGTTCGGCCTTTCTTATCTGCAGAACACCGGCGTCATCGACGAAAAGCTGTTCCAGTACATCGCCATTGGCGTAGCGGTGCTGGTGGTGGTGATCAATGGCGTGATGCGCCGCAAGGTCAAGCCCTGAGCGACGCCCATCGGCCGGGTTACTCGTGGTGGAGAACGGCGGCGGCCTGTGGATGCAGGCTGTAGCTCTTGTCTGGATTGAGGGTGATCACGCCTTCGCCGCACAGACGCTTCAACACTTCCCGCACACTGAGAAATGACAGCGGGATGTCCAGGTCCAGCAAGTGACTGTGCACGCCTCGCACCCCCAGGCTGCGGTCGCTGTCGGCGGCGGTGAGCAAGGCGTCGATGACCTTCAGGCGAATCAGGCTGGTGCGCAGGCCAAAGCTCTTGAGCAGGAACCTGATCCGCTCGTTGCCGTGGCGCTCGGTGCGTTGATCGAAAACGCCGGAGCCCATGGCGGTGCTCTTTGGCGCAGTACTACCGTCCGTTGGCAGTTGCGAGTTGTACATGCAAAAACTCCTTATCAGAGCCTGAACCGGAAAATGTGATGGGTGCTCTCAATCAATAAGACGGATGAGCCGGGCAAATCATGAAGGCTCGAATGTAGAAATTTTGTCGGCATCGCGTCGGCGCTAAGTCCGACGCCCTGATGGCGGGGGTCAACGCCCTAAATTTTTTTCGTTCGCTTCGTCTTTAGGGGGAGGCACAATGCGTGCAACGACGCAGGGTGTGACCTTCGTTTTTACGATCAGGAGCGAGCGTGATTATTTCCAGGCAGTTAACCAGGTTGAGCCTTGCCGCGGTGTTGGTGGGCTTGAGTCTTGCGGCAAACGCGCGCAGTCAACCGGAGCAGGCGACTGCCGATATCCGCCGCACCAGTTTTGGCGTACCGCATATCCGCGCCGAGAACGAGCGTGGCCTCGGCTATGGCATCGGCTATGCCTACGCCCAGGACAACCTGTGCCTGCTGGCCAATGAAATCACCACGGTAAATGGCGAACGATCCCGCTATTTCGGCCCGGATCAATTCACCGTTGAAGAACGGGAGAACCGGGTCAGCGATGTGTTTTTCAGCTGGTTGAACACCCCTAAGGCCGTCGATGCATTCTGGCAGGCGCAACCCCCGGAAATCCGTCAGCTCATGGACGGGTATGTGGCCGGTTACAACCGCGCCCTGAAAGAGCGTCGGTCCCAGGGTTTGCCGCAGCAATGCCAGGGCGACTGGGTGCGGGAGATCACGCCCCAGGACCTGGTCAAGTTGACCCGTCGCCTGCTGGTCGAAGGCGGGGTCGGGCAATTCGCCGAAGCCTTGGCCGGGGCCACCCCACCCCAAGCCACGGCTCAGACAGCCGCCCCTGGGTCGTTCCAGGTCGCCGATTCGCGTATGCAGCGCTTTGCCCTGGATCGGGGCAGCAACGCGGTGGCGGTGGGCAGCGAGCGCTCTTTCAATGGCCGCGGCATGTTGCTGGCCAATCCGCATTTCCCCTGGGTCGGCGGGATGCGCTTCTACCAGATGCACCTGACCATTCCCGGCAAGCTGGACGTCATGGGCGCCGCGTTGCCCGGGCTGCCGATGATCAACATCGGTTTCAACCAGCACCTGGCCTGGACCCACACCGTGGACTCGTCCAGGCATTTCACCCTGTATCGTCTGCAGCTCGATCCCAAGGATGCAACCCGCTACCTGCTCGATGGCAAGTCGTTGCCGATGCAGCAGCAGACGGTGACCGTGAACGTGAAGCAGCCGGACGGCCAGACCCGGGCGGTGTCCCATGTGGTCTACAGTTCGCAATTCGGCCCGATCGTGCAGTGGCCGGGGAAGCTCGACTGGGACCGTCAGTTCGCCTATAGCTTGCGCGACGCCAACCTGGATAACGATCGGGTGCTGCAGCAGTGGTACGCGATGAACCGTGCCGACAGCCTCAAGGCATTGCAGGCCTCGGTCCACAAGATCCAGGGCATCCCCTGGGTCAACACCCTGGCGGCGGACGATCAGGGGCAGACGCTGTACATGAACCTGTCGGTGGTGCCGAACGTCAATGCCGACAAACTGGCCAAGTGCAGTGATCCCCGGGCCGGGTTGCAGATGATCGTGCTCGACGGGTCCAACAGTGCCTGCGCCTGGGACATCGATCCGCAGGCTGCGCAACAAGGCATTTATGCGGCTGACCGATTGCCGCAACTGTTGCGCAAGGACTTCGTGCAGCACGCCAACGATTCGGCGTGGATGGCCAACCCGGCACAACCGCTCACCGGTTTCTCGCCGCTGATCAGCCAGGACAGCCAGCCTTTGGGCCTGCGTTCACGCTTTGCCCTGGAGCGCCTGGCGACCTTGAGCAAGGCCGGCCCGATTGCAGCGGCGGACCTGCAGCGAATGGTCCTGGACGACCAGGTGTATCAGGCCACTCAAGTGATGCCGGACCTGTTGCAATTCTGCGCGGCAGGCTTGGGAACCGATGCGCCAACGCTGGCAGCGTTATGTGACAGCCTCAAGACCTGGGACCTCCGTGCGAATCTCGACAGCGGCGTAGGGTTTGTGCATTTCCAGAACATTATGGAGGTGCTCCAGCAATTACCGGATGTCTGGCGTGTCGGGTTCGATCCAGAAGATCCGCAACACACCCCGCGCGGCCTGGCGGTCGATCACCCGGACGTCGCCAAAGCGCTGCGCGAGGCGATGCTGGTATCGGTAGAGCAGGTCAATCAGGCGGGTCTCAAGGCTGACAGTCGCTGGGGTGATATTCAGGTGGTCAGCAGTGGCGGCCAGCAGACACCGATTCACGGCGGCCCCGGTACCCTGGGGGTCTACAACGCCATCCAGAGCGTGCCGAGAACTGACGGTAAACGCGAAGTCGTCAGCGGCACCAGCTATTTGCAAGTGGTGACCTTCGATGACCAGGGGCCACAGGCTCAGGGACTGCTGGCCTTCTCGCTGTCCAGTGACCCGGAGTCGAAGTACTCCCGGGACCAGACCCTGGCGTTCTCGAAGAAACAGTTGAGTGTGTTGCCGTTCACCGAGCAGCAGATCACGGCGGACCCGCAGTATCAGACCCTGACCCTTCGCGAGCAGGATGAAAAAGCCGGGAAGATGGCCAAACAGTAAAACGATTGGTACTGGAGTGAAGAATGGAGGCCGCACCCCCGCAAGGGCTGCGGCCTTCAGCTTTTCGGAGGCTGTTGCGGAATGGCGTTGAGGACCGGGTTGCCGTCCTTGTTGCGGGTCAGGTAGACCGGCAGCACCTTGGGCAGGGACGCCACCAGGCTATTGAGTTCCTTGATGTTGTAGATGCCGCCGAGGCGGATCGAGCCGGTACTGTTGTCGGCCAGCATCAGCGGCTTGTCCAGGTAGCGATTGATCAAGGGCAGGGCATCGGACAGCGCCAGATCATCGAGCACCAGTTTGCCGCTGCGCCAGGCCAATGAATTATCGTTGGCGTAGGTCTGGCTGATCTGCGGGGTGAAGTCGCCGTGTTTATAACGCGCCTGCATCGCGGGTCCGAGACGCAAGCCATCGCCCGGAAGATCATCGTTGCTGGTTACCAAAACCGAACCCTCAATCAGGTTGACTCGCACCTGATCCTCATACATCCAGACGTTGAATTGAGTGCCGGTGACCCGAATCCTGCCATCCGCTGCCCTGACGATGAAGGGGTGAGCGGTGTCGTGACTGACGCTGAAAAAAGCTTCGCCCTTATCCAGCGTGACCCGACGATGATCCTTGTAGTTGCTGAACGTCAGCTCACTGCCCAGGTTCAGCTCCACCCGACTGCCATCGCTCAGGGTGACCTGACGAACCGTATCGCCGGCTTCGAAGTGCTGGTAGGCATCGGGAAGCCAACCGAGGTTCCAGCCGCTATAGGCGGCCAGTGGCAACGCCAGGGCACACACGGCGGCGGCGATGCCGACCGTGCGCCAAGGCGTTGCAGGTTTGATCCGGACCGCGGGCACGATGGCGTCGGGACGAGGCAAATCCCCAGCGACTTCCCAAATGTCCAGCATGGCCTCGTACTCGACCGCATGAAGCGGATGAGCATCACGCCATTGTTCGAACGCCAGGCGCTCTTGCGCAGTGCAGTCGCTGGCGTGCAGACGCATGCACCAGTGCGCAGCGGCATCGGTGATGGCGTCATATTGGGCTTGCGAGAGAGGGCTTTCGGTCATTGACTCATCCTGATTTCCTGCATTCTAACCTTGAGCGAAGTCGGCGAGAACAACCGTCATGGCAATTACCCATCAAACAGGAATGTTTTTTACTTAAACATCCTGAAAAACCGGTAGTTGCCATGCAGCGTCCATAAAAAGAGTGAAAAAATAATCAAAAACTTTTGGTTTTCAAGGCAAGACTGCCGGTGTAACCGGTACGGGATCCAGTTGCCGGCCCATTTCACAGATGAGCATCGCAACCGAGTCCGCATTGCTCAGAATCGTATCTATCCGTAAATGCGGTTTCACACGGTCCAGGAAGGCGGTTCGGGCGTCTTTCAATGTTTTGGTACCGGTAATTTTCATTGTCTGCTTGGCGATATGAGCGGTTTCGGGAATGGAATCCAGGCTTTCCCATAAGCCCGTAGACTTGTTCTTTCGGGCAAATAACGCTCCACGGGGCGTTGCCATCGACAAGGCGTCACGCTGGATTCGTTCAGATTTTGCTTTCAACTTCGATCCGGCTTGCGTGGCAGTGTCGATGAGATCGGTGAAGGGGAGTCTTGCCTCCAGATAGGCGATGTCGATCGTCTTGGCGAAATGGTGTGAAAACTCATGGATAAACGTCACTGCCTGGGCATGCGCATCGACCTCGAAATGTTGCGGCACAAAGAACTTGTAGTCATCGAGTTCCGGATCGAAGAAGGCATCTGAGAAGTACACTCTTTTTTGCATGTCGGTTTGGATGGTAAATGCAATCACATTGTCTTCCGGTGAAGTGTTGAAACCGACGACGAACCTTTTGGTATCGAGATCGTCCAGCCCCGGATCCACCAGCGCCTGGCAGATTGGCACGATAACTTTTTTGATTTTGTCCAGAATTGAGGTGTCGATTGTGCTCACGTCAAAAAACTTTTTCAGATAGGTGTCAAGTCGGGTGCCTGGAGCGGCGGTACGCAACTGTGTGAAGTTGTGAAGGCAATTAAAGGCGTAGTACCTGGCCAAATCCATTGCTTGCACGATAGTCTGGGCTTTGGCGGGATATTTACGACGTATTTCATCCATCCCTTGTGCTTCGATGTTGAACGATGCCGTTGCAATCCAACGGGTTGTGACATTGTTCGCGAAACGGGATATTGCCTTGCCATAGTGAATGGATTGCGGGTCCGCAGCGAGTACCAGATGAGGACCAGGGGCTTTTTCCAGAAAGGGGCCCTTTTGCGTGTCGTTCATCATGCGCCAGGCTCCACCGTGTTTTGCGACGCGATAGACTTTGCCCAGAACAGGGGCGAAGTGATGGGTTGTCGTAGGGTCGCGATAGGTGCCCTCCGTTGCATCTTTCTGAAACTTTTCCAGATCGACAGTCGGCGATTCATACGCTTGCGCTGTTGTCCGGCTCGCGGAGGTGGTGTTGATGGATGACCACTGCGGCGCAACGACAGGTTGTTCTGCGGGGGGGGCTGTCAGGATGACTGGCGCAGGGGTAGAGGCTGGATTTTCCTGCATCATCCGCCCAAGGGTGATCATCTGCGCCGCACCAGAGACGAAGGATTTGAATGCGTGTTTCCAGTGTTGGTCTTGCAGCGCCTCTGCCGAGTCCTTGAAATCCTTGTAGGCTTGCCACAGAAACAGACCACAGGACAATTTGCCAGGCAAGAATCCAGACAGCAGCTTGATTCCGGAACTGAACAGCTCCTTGGCTTTTTCCCAATCGGTTCGCGCGGTAACCGTGGATTGACTGCCCAGCATCTGCTTGAGCAGCAGGATGTTGTCTTGGAATAGACGCTCCAGCACATTCCCGGTAATGGGATTTGAAGCGAGGGTCATTTCCGTGGTTTCGCCCACGGTGGATTCAAGCAGATTTTGAAACGTCGCCCGGGACGATTCGGGCAGGCGCCGGATCAACAGGTCCTGCAATGGCCCTGGGGTATTGAGTGCGCCAAGCAGTCCGGTCTCGGTCTCGAACTCGGTGAAGGGTGGCCCGACAAAATAGGGCGCGTAGAGCACCTGCCGACCGGCCACGTCTTTGCCCGGGCTGATCAGGTACATCCCCAGTGCGTCGACGGCTGTGGCACCGGCCGTGGAGATCAACTGCAGCGGGCGGATGATAGCGTCTGCCCCTTTAACCGCGGCCCGTGCCGTGGCATTGGGCATGTCCAATAGCTGCTCGATTGCGTCGAACGCCTGCTCCGACAGTTGCTCTTGCAGTTTAAGCGCGTGGGCCTCTTGCAACAGGTGCCAGGGCAACTGCTGGAAGTAGCGCAGTTTTCGCGCTTTGGCAGCGTCGCTATCACCCGACAATTGTTCCGAGAGCAACTGCTCATACACTGACTTGATGTTCAGCTGTAACAGCAGCTGCTTGACAGCCTCGGTATCCATCTCGTTCGGAAGCGGTTTTGAGGTCGTCGAGGCGATGGTAAAACCTGTTCCCTGGAGCACATTGACGTGATTCAGGGCAAATTCGGTCAATGTTTGTGCAGGGCCGGCGATGGCTAACCCAGGAGTGACCTTGACATGATCGGGGTCAATGAAATTGCCCTGGAAGCGGGTTTTTTGCAGGGACACCAGTTGCTCGTGGACATAGATAGCCAGGGTTTTTATGCCATGTAGATAATCTTTACACTCCGACAGGCTATGGCGGTGTTGCTCCATAATTTCGACATGTTTTTGCTGTTCCCCCAGCGATGCCATTCCCAGCCAGGCCGGCAAAGTCTGGCGGGTTGCAATGGCCTTGCCAATATCCTTGGCTCGCTGCAGATTGGTGCAGATGGGTTGCTGCTTAAGTGCGTTCAGGGCTTTTGTCTGTTTCGTTTCTGTCAGTTTCAGCGCGCGAACCTGGTCGCAAACCGCCAGAAAGTGATCGATGGCCGTCTGCTGACGATGGAGCAGCAGATTATTTTCGATCTGACGAAAATTACCCAATTCGTACGTTTTATGGAACATGCGCTCGGCAGGCAGGAGATTTTCAAGCAGCATCAGCCGCTTGATCGGGTCAAGCAGGCGTCGTTGCAGCTCGGTCCTGGCCGTGGCGACCGATTCAAAGGCCTCCAACCCAAGCGCCGGGGTCCAGAGAATCGCCCGGCCGGAATTCTGTGTATCCAGGCCGCCGCGTTCGGTGAGCATGAAACAATGGTGCACGGCCAGCGACGATGTATGGCCCGCGGTTTCAAGGCTGAACCAGTAGGCATCCGGGCGAAATCCATTCAGCGCTTTACGCTGGCGGCGGGTGGGGCGGTCGGGGTCGAGTACCGTATGGACAATGGCGCTATCGACTTGCGACAATGTGCGGTTAAGTCGACGAAGGTTGGCCTCGCCACGAATACCCACCGACAGGGCATTGGCCAGTGCGGGTTTCATGGCTTCCAGGCTGGTTCTCTG
Encoded here:
- a CDS encoding acylase, which codes for MIISRQLTRLSLAAVLVGLSLAANARSQPEQATADIRRTSFGVPHIRAENERGLGYGIGYAYAQDNLCLLANEITTVNGERSRYFGPDQFTVEERENRVSDVFFSWLNTPKAVDAFWQAQPPEIRQLMDGYVAGYNRALKERRSQGLPQQCQGDWVREITPQDLVKLTRRLLVEGGVGQFAEALAGATPPQATAQTAAPGSFQVADSRMQRFALDRGSNAVAVGSERSFNGRGMLLANPHFPWVGGMRFYQMHLTIPGKLDVMGAALPGLPMINIGFNQHLAWTHTVDSSRHFTLYRLQLDPKDATRYLLDGKSLPMQQQTVTVNVKQPDGQTRAVSHVVYSSQFGPIVQWPGKLDWDRQFAYSLRDANLDNDRVLQQWYAMNRADSLKALQASVHKIQGIPWVNTLAADDQGQTLYMNLSVVPNVNADKLAKCSDPRAGLQMIVLDGSNSACAWDIDPQAAQQGIYAADRLPQLLRKDFVQHANDSAWMANPAQPLTGFSPLISQDSQPLGLRSRFALERLATLSKAGPIAAADLQRMVLDDQVYQATQVMPDLLQFCAAGLGTDAPTLAALCDSLKTWDLRANLDSGVGFVHFQNIMEVLQQLPDVWRVGFDPEDPQHTPRGLAVDHPDVAKALREAMLVSVEQVNQAGLKADSRWGDIQVVSSGGQQTPIHGGPGTLGVYNAIQSVPRTDGKREVVSGTSYLQVVTFDDQGPQAQGLLAFSLSSDPESKYSRDQTLAFSKKQLSVLPFTEQQITADPQYQTLTLREQDEKAGKMAKQ
- a CDS encoding FecR family protein, with translation MTESPLSQAQYDAITDAAAHWCMRLHASDCTAQERLAFEQWRDAHPLHAVEYEAMLDIWEVAGDLPRPDAIVPAVRIKPATPWRTVGIAAAVCALALPLAAYSGWNLGWLPDAYQHFEAGDTVRQVTLSDGSRVELNLGSELTFSNYKDHRRVTLDKGEAFFSVSHDTAHPFIVRAADGRIRVTGTQFNVWMYEDQVRVNLIEGSVLVTSNDDLPGDGLRLGPAMQARYKHGDFTPQISQTYANDNSLAWRSGKLVLDDLALSDALPLINRYLDKPLMLADNSTGSIRLGGIYNIKELNSLVASLPKVLPVYLTRNKDGNPVLNAIPQQPPKS